Within the Gossypium hirsutum isolate 1008001.06 unplaced genomic scaffold, Gossypium_hirsutum_v2.1 scaffold_232, whole genome shotgun sequence genome, the region TACCCAGCAATATGAAGTAAGAGCTCCGGCCCGAGCATATGTCGTAAGAACTCGAGAAGAAGGAGATGCTCATGATGTGGTAATAggaatattttcattatattcaGAACCTGTATATGCTTTAATAGCTCCAAAATCATTACATTCCTATGTTAATACAAAACTAACAGAGACGGGAAACTTAAAACCTGAACTGTCTAGAGTAACGATAAAAGTGTCTAGTCCATTAGGGCAAACTGTGTTAGTGAATCAAATATGTCGAAGATGTCCGTTGATGATTCAGGATAGAATCTTTTCTGTTGATTTGTTGATTATGCCATTCGGCGATTTTGACATTATactaggtatggactggttgtCAGAACATGGAGTAATTTTGGACTGctataaaaagaaatttactgtccaaaatgaaaatgggaaacggattgaagtaaatggtataAGGACTAGTGGTTCAGGTCGAATCATTTCTGCAGTTAAAGCTAGTAAGCTTCTTTACCAAGGATGTGCTGCTTTCTTAGCATATGTTATTAACTCCGATTCAACTGAGAGTCAGTGCAGTAAAATTCAgactgtatgtgaatttcctaatGTGTTTCCTGGAGAATTGCCTGGATTACCCCTTGAtcgggaagttgaatttgtaattgaagTATACCCGGGCACAGATTTAGTGCCAATACCCCTATATCGAATGTCacctactgagttgaaagagCTGAAGGTACAACTGCAAGACTTGTTGGACCGAGGGGTTATACGACCTAGTATGTCACAGTGGTGAGCCCTAGTGTTAttcgttaaaaagaaagatggttcgatgcggttatgtattgattatcaatagttgaataaggtaactgtcaagaataaatacccattaCCTTgcattgataatttatttgatcaattaaaaggaccttttgtatttttaaaaattaatttgaggtCGGGATACTATTAGTTCAAGGTAAAGGAGAGTGATGTACCGAAGACAGCATTCTGTACACGGtatagacattatgaatttttggtgatgccatttgggttaaaaaatgctcccgctgcttttatggatcttatgaatcgaaTTTTTTGGCCATACTTGGACCAATTCATAGTggtttttatagatgatattttagtatATTCGAAGTCTGAAACTAAACATGAACAACATCTTTGAATTGTTTTGCAAATATTGCAAGAGAAATAATTATATGGGAAATTGAGTAAGTGAAAGTTTTGGTTAATGGAGGTTGTATTCCTTGGTTATGTAGTATCAGCAGATGGGATAAGAGtagatccaaagaagattgaagccatACTTCAGTGGAAAGTGCCTAGAAATGTGTCAGAGGTACGTAGTTTCCTTGGTTTGGTAGGATATTATCGCAGGTTTGTGAATGGATTTTCAAAGATAACTTTACTGATGACAAAGTTATTGTAAAAGAATGTTTCGTTTGTTTGGAGTGAgcagtgtcagaaaagttttgaaatgttgaagcAAATGTTTATAGAGGCACCAGTATTGACTTTGCCAGAGTCGGGAAAAGATTTCgttgtgtacagtgatgcttctttaaatggTCTCGGGTGTGTATTGATGCAAAATGGAAAGGTAATTACTTATGCTTCTAACACATGATCTAGAATTAGCAGCAGTGATATTTgttttgaagatttggagacattacctataCGGAGAAAAGTGTTATATTTACActaatcataaaagtctcaagtatcttctatcacagaaagaattgaatttgagacagcgtaggtggatagaacttttaaaatattatgattgtgttattgactatcatccgggtaaAGCTAATATGGTAGCTGACACATTGAGTAGAAAAGCTGCAACTGaattgagagcaatgtttgcacaaCTCAGTATTATTGATGATGGAAGTcttttagctgaattgagagtAAAATAGGTAATGTTTGATCAAATCAGAATAGCACAGTTAGAAGATGAAAATTTAATGAAGAAGAAGGAGACGGTACAGAACGGTACAGCAGGGAACTTTAGTATTGATGAAAATGATTTTCTGAGATTTCAGAATCGACTTTGTATTCCAACTACttcagagttgaaagagttaatacTTCGAGAAGCACATGACAGTTCTTTCGCATTACATCCCGGAGGAACGAAGATGTACCGTGATTTACgggaactgtattggtggccaggtatgaaaagagatatagtgGAATATGTGACTAAATGTTTAACATGTCAGcgagttaaagctgaacattaggttCCAACTGGTTTACTTTAGCCTATTAATATTCCTGGATGGAAATGGGACTGcatcacaatggactttgtaacTGGGTTACTGATGTCAACTGGTAAGAAAAAATCTATTTGGGTAATTTTTGATCGGCTcacaaagtcaactcattttatAGCGGTCAGAACGGATTGGTCACTTCAAAAGTTGGCAGAAATTTACATCCGGGAAATAGTGGGACTACGTGGTATTCCTATATCGGTAATTTTTGACCGGGATCCACGGTTTACATCAAGGTTCTGGAAATTATTGCATGAGTCTCTCGGTACTTGACttcattttagtacagcttttcatccatagactgatggacagtcagaacgagtcattcagattttagaagacatacTCCGagcttgtatcattgattttgaatcaagTTGGGAACGTTATCTACCATTGGCTGAGTTTGTGTATAACAATAGTTaccaatcaagtattcaaatggcactgtatgaagctttatatggtcggaGATGTCGATCACCAGTGTGTTGGATAgagttgaatgaaagaaaagtggtTGGTCCAGAGTTAATTCAAGAAACGGAAAACACTGTTAGAAAGATGCGAGAAAGATTGAAGGCAGCTTTTGATAGGCAGAAATCATACGCAGATCTGAAAAGACGGGACATTGAGTActcagttggagacaaagtatttcttaaagtttctccttggaagaaaatcTTGAGATTTGGTCAAAATGGTAAATTGAGTCCGCGATACATTGGACCATATAAggttatagaaagaattggaccggtggCATATCGTTTAGCTCTGCCTCCTGAAttacagaagattcatgatgttttccatgtttctaTGTTAAGAATATACCGATCatatccttcgcatgtgattccaATTGAAGATATAGAGATTCGACCTgatttgtcatatgaagaagaatcggTTAAGATATtagcacgtgaagtaaaagaactacgtaATAAACGAGTTCCCTTAGTAAAACTGTTGTGGAGAAGTCACAATATtgaagaagcaacatgggaaccggaagaTACAATGAGATCACAGTACCCCCATCTctttttaggtaaatttcgaggacgaaatttattaaaggggaagaaatgtaacgacccaaatttttAGGTCATCAGAAAAGTGAATTTTCGGGTCTTCGATTCTGAAAattagatttgtaaatatttattagaaatatttacgaagttaaatgagaggttaattagattttagttaagtaaatctagtataattaaggttaatttagtgaaaggactaaattgaataaagtgtgaaggtTTGATTATAAACTATAAGAAAGCCAATGGACTAAATTAGCAACTAGACCATAAGGTGACAAATGTgtggtaagtataaatacatatgtgttattt harbors:
- the LOC121226511 gene encoding uncharacterized protein produces the protein MALYEALYGRRCRSPVCWIELNERKVVGPELIQETENTVRKMRERLKAAFDRQKSYADLKRRDIEYSVGDKVFLKVSPWKKILRFGQNGKLSPRYIGPYKVIERIGPVAYRLALPPELQKIHDVFHVSMLRIYRSYPSHVIPIEDIEIRPDLSYEEESVKILAREVKELRNKRVPLVKLLWRSHNIEEATWEPEDTMRSQYPHLFLDTDPPLPDPLSLAVETDLCDVTGVALSFFGQSLI